One segment of Rosa chinensis cultivar Old Blush chromosome 6, RchiOBHm-V2, whole genome shotgun sequence DNA contains the following:
- the LOC112173383 gene encoding proline-rich protein 7 isoform X1, with translation MDPPHGCRSWRPCLLHHPHHHLHHHHHHHPLFLNPHHHPHHHHHHFNCRHHHVRPNFTSFAQNPEQATPVPFPTYSKSETSGIKGAYDYNPTPLVLQEQNHDDVALEEEEDDDPIFVLTDEWKEFFAKSEAKRKLVICRS, from the exons ATGGATCCTCCACATGGATGCAGGTCATGGAGGCCGTGCTTACTTCACCATCCCCACCACCATCttcaccatcaccatcatcatcacccctTATTCCTCAACCCTCACCACcacccccaccaccaccaccaccacttcaACTGCCGCCACCACCATGTTCGCCCCAATTTCACATCTTTTGCTCAAAACCCAGAACAAGCTACTCCCGTTCCTTTCCCAACCTATTCAAAGTCGGAAACTTCTGGGATCAAAGGCGCGTACGATTACAATCCTACCCCCCT GGTATTGCAGGAGCAGAATCATGACGATGTTGCgttagaggaggaagaggatgatgacCCAATTTTCGTCTTAACTGATGAATGGAAAGAATTTTTTGCGAAATCTGAAGCTAAGAGGAAACTAG TTATATGCAGGAGTTAA
- the LOC112173383 gene encoding proline-rich protein 7 isoform X2, which produces MDPPHGCRSWRPCLLHHPHHHLHHHHHHHPLFLNPHHHPHHHHHHFNCRHHHVRPNFTSFAQNPEQATPVPFPTYSKSETSGIKGAYDYNPTPLVLQEQNHDDVALEEEEDDDPIFVLTDEWKEFFAKSEAKRKLGVKVK; this is translated from the exons ATGGATCCTCCACATGGATGCAGGTCATGGAGGCCGTGCTTACTTCACCATCCCCACCACCATCttcaccatcaccatcatcatcacccctTATTCCTCAACCCTCACCACcacccccaccaccaccaccaccacttcaACTGCCGCCACCACCATGTTCGCCCCAATTTCACATCTTTTGCTCAAAACCCAGAACAAGCTACTCCCGTTCCTTTCCCAACCTATTCAAAGTCGGAAACTTCTGGGATCAAAGGCGCGTACGATTACAATCCTACCCCCCT GGTATTGCAGGAGCAGAATCATGACGATGTTGCgttagaggaggaagaggatgatgacCCAATTTTCGTCTTAACTGATGAATGGAAAGAATTTTTTGCGAAATCTGAAGCTAAGAGGAAACTAG GAGTTAAAGTGAAATAG
- the LOC112173383 gene encoding proline-rich protein 7 isoform X4 yields the protein MDPPHGCRSWRPCLLHHPHHHLHHHHHHHPLFLNPHHHPHHHHHHFNCRHHHVRPNFTSFAQNPEQATPVPFPTYSKSETSGIKGAYDYNPTPLVLQEQNHDDVALEEEEDDDPIFVLTDEWKEFFAKSEAKRKLERKQAKKGKK from the exons ATGGATCCTCCACATGGATGCAGGTCATGGAGGCCGTGCTTACTTCACCATCCCCACCACCATCttcaccatcaccatcatcatcacccctTATTCCTCAACCCTCACCACcacccccaccaccaccaccaccacttcaACTGCCGCCACCACCATGTTCGCCCCAATTTCACATCTTTTGCTCAAAACCCAGAACAAGCTACTCCCGTTCCTTTCCCAACCTATTCAAAGTCGGAAACTTCTGGGATCAAAGGCGCGTACGATTACAATCCTACCCCCCT GGTATTGCAGGAGCAGAATCATGACGATGTTGCgttagaggaggaagaggatgatgacCCAATTTTCGTCTTAACTGATGAATGGAAAGAATTTTTTGCGAAATCTGAAGCTAAGAGGAAACTAG AGAGGAAGCAAGCTAAAAAGGGAAAGAAGTAA
- the LOC112173383 gene encoding SKI/DACH domain-containing protein 1 isoform X3 translates to MDPPHGCRSWRPCLLHHPHHHLHHHHHHHPLFLNPHHHPHHHHHHFNCRHHHVRPNFTSFAQNPEQATPVPFPTYSKSETSGIKGAYDYNPTPLVLQEQNHDDVALEEEEDDDPIFVLTDEWKEFFAKSEAKRKLGTHRFLVYNIIDTYFDV, encoded by the exons ATGGATCCTCCACATGGATGCAGGTCATGGAGGCCGTGCTTACTTCACCATCCCCACCACCATCttcaccatcaccatcatcatcacccctTATTCCTCAACCCTCACCACcacccccaccaccaccaccaccacttcaACTGCCGCCACCACCATGTTCGCCCCAATTTCACATCTTTTGCTCAAAACCCAGAACAAGCTACTCCCGTTCCTTTCCCAACCTATTCAAAGTCGGAAACTTCTGGGATCAAAGGCGCGTACGATTACAATCCTACCCCCCT GGTATTGCAGGAGCAGAATCATGACGATGTTGCgttagaggaggaagaggatgatgacCCAATTTTCGTCTTAACTGATGAATGGAAAGAATTTTTTGCGAAATCTGAAGCTAAGAGGAAACTAGGTACACACCGTTTCTTAGTCTATAATATCATAGATACTTACTTCGATgtctaa
- the LOC121050105 gene encoding protein DA1-like translates to MMHAWLRLRGKPWEWERRVEEGICEVMYYKWLKWFCSSTGFHSSYKSKDHAQYARKLIKYLAQGIETREDEVYGQGFRDAVLTVTKFGFKTTPNYTLKNGTLPVAPPKTELLWKATTSGATLLLKATATTITDLLWKSTGRCYGRPSPPQLGPKP, encoded by the exons ATGATGCATGCATGGTTACGCCTTCGAG GTAAGCCATGGGAATGGGAAAGAAGAGTTGAGGAAGGCATTTGCGAAGTAATGTATTACAAGTGGTTGaaatggttttgttctagtACTGGATTTCATTCTTCTTACAAATCCAAAGATCATGCTCAATACGCAAGAAAGTTGATAAAGTACTTGGCACAAGGGATTGAGACACGGGAAGACGAAGTTTATGGCCAAGGGTTCAGAGATGCTGTGCTAACGGTTACAAAATTCGGCTTCAAAACTACACCGAACTATACCCTTAAAAATGGAACTCTTCCTGTAGCTCCACCGAAAACCGAGCTATTGTGGAAGGCCACCACTAGTGGTGCTACATTGTTATTGAAGGCCACTGCCACCACCATAACTGATTTATTATGGAAGTCCACCGGCCGCTGTTATGGAAGGCCATCGCCACCACAACTAGGGCCAAAGCCATAA
- the LOC112172377 gene encoding cyclin-C1-2 yields MASNFWTSSHYKQLLDQEDVDVVLPLDKEKGITLEDFKLIKMHMANYISKVAQLVKVRQRVVATAVTYMRRVYTRKTMSEYDPRLVAPTCLYLASKAEESTVQAKLLVFYIKKLYSDEKYRYEIKDILEMEMKILEALNYYLVIYHPYRSLSQLLQDTGLNDITLTQVTWGIVNDTYKMDLALVHPPHLIALACIYIASVLREKDTTAWFEELRVDMNVVKNISMEILDFYENHRMITEERYNAALNKLPSRV; encoded by the exons ATGGCTTCCAATTTCTGGACTTCGTCTCACTA CAAACAGCTTTTGGACCAGGAAGATGTGGATGTTGTGCTCCCACTTGATAAAGAGAAGGGCATCACTCTTGAAGACTTCAAGCTCATCAAGATGCATATGGCcaatt ATATATCCAAAGTGGCACAACTTGTGAAAGTGAGACAAAG GGTTGTAGCTACTGCAGTTACATATATGAGGCGTGTGTATACCAG GAAGACTATGTCTGAGTATGATCCACGCCTTGTGGCTCCAACCTGCTTGTACCTGGCATCAAAAGCAGAAGAAAGCACAGTTCAGGCTAAACTTCTTGTATTTTACATCAAGAAATTAT ATTCTGATGAAAAGTATAGGTATGAGATCAAAGACATACTTGAAATGGAGATGAAGATTTTAGAAGCTCTCAACTATTATCTAGTTATATACCATCCTTACCGTTCATTGTCTCA GTTGCTTCAGGATACAGGCTTGAATGATATAACTTTGACACAAGTAACCTG GGGAATTGTGAATGACACGTACAAGATGGACCTTGCACTTGTACATCCTCCACACCTTATTGCTCTAGCTTGCATATACATTGCCAGCGTACTCAGAGAAAAAGACACCACGGCATGGTTTGAGGAGCTCCGTGTGGATATGAATGTG GTGAAAAACATATCGATGGAGATATTAGATTTCTACGAAAACCACAGAATGATCACAGAAGAGCGGTATAATGCTGCTCTCAACAAGCTACCCTCCAGAGTATAG
- the LOC112171440 gene encoding uncharacterized protein LOC112171440, with protein sequence MDRTWMVADRRSRQYKLGVTQFCKFALENARDPNHIPCPCTNCGNVDYFSAAVIRDHLFVNGIDASYDRWNEHGEALLDLGIEEYTDDAEAGSDSHSSYSVNGNEIPEYEAGLGSDAEMESDECNEFRQFVDDANKPLYPGCDSHTRLNVLVRLYNLKAKHGMSDIAFSEWLVAFAEFLPVGNEIPASVYEAKKTLSSLGMDYTKIHACPNDCILYRKEYVDATECPRCGISRWKIGKNSKEREGVPAKVLWYFPPIPRFKKMFQSKDTCKSLTWHATDRKRDGFMRHPADAASWKLVVDKWPDFGSDPRNLRLALSSDGFNPHSSLSSKYSCWPVILVAYNLPPWLIMKRKHMLLTLLISGPKQPGNDIDVYLEPLIDDLKLLWEGVSGVYDARQSEYFTLRGLLFWTINDFPAYGNLSGSIVKGYNACPICLEKTKPKRLVNGGKMAYIVHRRFLGRNHPYRRQKAAFNNLPEHSPPPVPLSGEEVLQRVEQEVPKWPFGKKNPPPPYKGGDDETRPCWKKKSIFFELEYWKFLPVRHCLDVMDIEKNVCDSLIGTLLNIPGKTKDGVKTRLDLVEMGIRLGLKPDLEGPKKERLPLASWNLKTNEKRCMCGSFFGMKVPEGYSSNISNLVSMDDLRLSGLKSHDCHALMQQLLPVAIRGVLEKPVRIAVIRLCLFFNEICSKTIDGSRLPKIQNELVETLCELEKYFPHPFLT encoded by the coding sequence ATGGATAGAACATGGATGGTTGCGGATAGGAGATCTCGTCAATATAAATTAGGGGTGACACAGTTCTGTAAATTTGCCTTGGAAAATGCTAGAGACCCTAACCATATTCCCTGTCCTTGTAcaaattgtggaaatgttgactaCTTTTCCGCTGCTGTAATAAGGGACCATCTATTTGTGAATGGAATTGATGCTAGTTATGATAGATGGAATGAGCATGGGGAGGCCTTATTAGACTTAGGAATAGAGGAATATACTGATGACGCAGAAGCAGGTTCAGATTCACACAGTTCTTACTCTGTGAATGGCAATGAGATACCTGAATATGAAGCAGGGTTGGGTAGTGACGCAGAGATGGAAAGTGATGAGTGTAATGAGTTTAGACAGTTTGTCGATGACGCCAATAAACCGTTATATCCCGGTTGTGATAGTCACACAAGGTTGAATGTTCTAGTAAGACTTTATAACTTAAAAGCAAAGCACGGTATGAGTGATATTGCTTTCTCTGAGTGGTTGGTTGCCTTTGCGGAGTTTCTTCCAGTAGGCAATGAGATACCTGCCTCTGTCTATGAGGCAAAGAAGACCCTGAGTTCTCTAGGAATGGATTACACTAAAATTCATGCCTGCCCGAATGATTGTATTCTGTATAGAAAAGAGTATGTTGATGCAACTGAGTGCCCTAGATGTGGTATTTCAAGATGGAAAATAGGCAAAAACTCCAAAGAGAGGGAAGGTGTACCTGCAAAGGTACTTTGGTACTTTCCCCCTATTCCTAGGTTCAAAAAAATGTTTCAATCAAAGGATACATGTAAGAGTCTGACTTGGCATGCTACTGACAGAAAACGCGATGGCTTCATGCGTCATCCGGCCGATGCAGCTTCGTGGAAGTTAGTAGTTGATAAATGGCCAGACTTTGGTTCTGACCCTAGAAACCTGAGACTTGCATTGTCATCAGATGGGTTCAATCCTCACAGTTCATTAAGCAGCAAGTACAGTTGTTGGCCTGTTATTCTAGTTGCATATAATCTGCCTCCATGGCTCATAATGAAAAGGAAACACATGTTGTTGACTTTATTGATTTCTGGGCCTAAACAACCAGGAAATGATATCGATGTCTACTTGGAACCTTTGATAGATGACTTAAAACTGTTATGGGAAGGAGTTAGTGGAGTCTACGACGCAAGACAAAGTGAATACTTTACTCTTAGGGGTTTATTATTCTGGACAATCAACGATTTTCCAGCTTATGGTAATCTTTCTGGGAGTATAGTTAAGGGGTATAATGCATGCCctatttgccttgaaaaaacaaaaccaaaaagactaGTGAATGGAGGGAAAATGGCCTACATCGTGCATAGGAGGTTTTTAGGAAGAAACCATCCTTATCGAAGGCAAAAGGCTGCTTTCAACAACCTTCCAGAACATTCTCCCCCTCCTGTTCCTTTGAGTGGTGAAGAAGTATTGCAAAGAGTGGAGCAGGAAGTTCCAAAGTGGccttttgggaaaaaaaatccccCTCCTCCTTATAAGGGTGGGGATGATGAAACCCGGCCTTGCTGGAAGAAAAAGTCTATATTTTTCGAACTTGAATACTGGAAGTTTCTCCCTGTTAGGCACTGCCTTGATGTGATGGATATagagaaaaatgtatgtgaTAGTCTTATAGGGACCTTGCTGAATATTCCTGGAAAAACAAAGGATGGGGTGAAAACTCGGTTGGATCTAGTCGAAATGGGTATTAGATTAGGATTGAAGCCTGATCTCGAAGGTCCCAAGAAGGAGCGCTTGCCATTGGCAAGCTGGAACTTAAAGACAAATGAAAAAAGATGCATGTGTGGGTCTTTTTTTGGTATGAAGGTTCCTGAAGGATATTCTTCTAACATATCAAACCTGGTTTCTATGGATGATTTAAGGCTTAGTGGACTTAAATCCCATGATTGTCATGCCTTAATGCAACAACTCCTCCCTGTTGCCATCCGTGGTGTACTTGAAAAGCCGGTCAGAATTGCTGTGATAAGGTTGTGTCTGTTTTTTAACGAAATCTGCAGCAAGACTATCGATGGTTCAAGGCTgccaaaaatccaaaatgaaCTTGTTGAAACATTGTGTGAGCTGGAAAAGTACTTCCCCCATCCTTTTTTGACATAA
- the LOC121050031 gene encoding uncharacterized protein LOC121050031, with amino-acid sequence MGSWVAWPKELVIMSPMKKPEKRRKKKVVQEDDLSEDEFSLQSLAASLPNSLRMLCMWGEVGFKDGKAITIQIEAEVFGRARKTFILGQDVRRIATMRELTGNCIVIYQRYLYDVLSQYKMLDMVAFIDPAMIGAIGCGKGQERSQHIKERLISANPGQIFMLPYNSDAISMYNAHKGRKGRSSPLWKNLSGVPPQPSSKECGYFIMRYMRDIIEDKDFSFVNKWERRSNHIYTQVDIDEMRNEWARFVVNRYV; translated from the exons ATGGGGAGTTGGGTAGCATGGCCGAAAGAGCTTGTCATAATGTCACCTATGAAG AAACCTgagaagaggagaaaaaagaaagtggtACAAGAAGACGATCTCTCTGAGGATGAGTTTAGCCTACAATCATTGGCAGCTTCATTACCAAATTCATTGAGGATGTTGTGCATGTGGGGTGAGGTTGGATTCAAAGATGGGAAGGCTATCACCATTCAAATTGAGGCTGAAGTGTTTGGGCGTGCACGGAAAACATTTATACTAGGACAAGACGTGCGCAGAATTGCAACCATGAGAGAATTGACTGGTAACTGCATAGTCATATACCAAAG GTACCTCTATGATGTCCTGAGTCAGTATAAAATGTTGGATATGGTTGCTTTTATTGACCCTGCGATGATTGGTGCAATTGGGTGTGGGAAAGGCCAGGAAAGATCCCAACATATAAAGGAGAGGCTGATATCTGCAAACCCTGGACAGATTTTCATGCTGCCATATAACTCAGA TGCAATATCCATGTATAATGCACACAAGGGCAGGAAAGGCCGAAGTTCGCCTCTATGGAAAAATTTGTCG GGTGTTCCTCCTCAACCTAGCAGCAAGGAGTGTGGCTACTTTATCATGCGATACATGAGAGACATCATTGAAGATAAGGACTTTTCATTTGTTAACAAG tgggagaggagaagcAACCATATTTATACCCAAGTGGATATTGATGAGATGAGGAATGAGTGGGCTAGGTTTGTGGTTAATAGATATGTGTAG